TCGACGAACGCGGTGACGAACTCCTCTTCCGCGGCGATCGCCGCCTCTGCCGCCTCCTCCGGGGCCATGCCCGCGGCTTGAAGGTTGGTCCTCAGCTGGCGGCGGTCGAGTACAGCGTGCCGGTAGAAGGTGCCGGAGATGAGCGACTGGTAGCCGGTCATGCCCGCGCCGGCATCATCGGCGGCATCCAGGAAGTCCAACGCGTTCTTCTTCCGCTCCAGCTTGGCGTCGTCGGCGGCGGCGTAGAAGTCGTCGACCTGTTCGGCTTCCTGGACGGTGAAGGCGTGTGCGCTCTGGACGGCGCCGTCTACGTTGGGCGACTCGGCGATCTCTGCGAGGAACCTGCCGTACAGCGCGATGTCGATGGCGTCGCGCGGGGCAAGTGCGGTGAGCACCGCGGTGCGCGACTCCTTGGGCAGCGGGGGCAGGCTCTTTGCGTCGGTTGCCTCGCCGTCTGTGTTCTCAGCGTCTTCGGGTGCCGTGCGTGTGCCCCGCCTCGGTTTCGCCGGGACGCTTTGCGCGGCGAGATACGCATCCCGCCATGCGCGGAGCGGCTGTGCCTGTGCCGCGATGTGCGCGGCGATCCGCTCGCCGGTGTCGGCGGGGGCGAACAGGAGGACCTTGGTGAGGTTGGCGACGGTCTTCTTGGCCAGGTCGCCGAACTTCAGTCCCGTTGCTTCCAGGACGGCCCGTGCCGTGATGAGGGCCTCGTCCTTCTCCCAGCCGTGCGCGGTCTCCAACTCCCGCGCGGTCAGCAGCGCCCACTCCCGGGTACGTAGTCCGGTGGTGCGCCCGGCCAGGGGGCCGATCCCGGCGTTGGCCCGGTTACGGGCGTGCACCCGCTCGGCCCGGCGCCGCGCCTGGCTTGTGATCATGTGCCGTTCCGCGCCGCCGTACACGATGGTTTTCGGGGAACCGTTTTCGTCGCGTACCGGCAGGACTGCGACAAGGGTCTCCAGCAGGTGGAGAGAGAGGAACTGGCCGCGTTCAGGAGTGCTTTGGGTCACGTGCTGCTGCCCTTCGGGGAGGTCTTGCGGCCTTCGCCGGCCGGAGCGTGGAAGTCGACCGCCCAGCTGTAGGCGATGCGGGCCTTCCGGTCGTTCCACTGGTCGAGATCGATAACGAGTTCTGTCCAGGACGGAGGCTGCTGTTCGCAGGCCCGCAGCCGGGTGATGGCGTGCTGGAGGTGTCGCCAGGGGATGCGCCGGCTGGCCACGATCCGGTCGACCAGCCGTACTGCTCCGGGATCCTCGGGCCCTCGGCCGCCGGGCCGGCCAATTCTTCGGGCCGCTGCGCCGAGGCTGCCGAAGCCCCGGGTGGGCCGTCCCACCCCTCGGTGGTACACGGCGAACAGGAAGGCGACTTGTTCGTAGACCTCCCGGCTGTCTTCGCGCGGGGCGTACCAGCCGGCCCGGATGCCTGCAGCGGTACCCGCCGTGACGCGGCGAAGCTGGGCGAGGTCGCCGTACTGATGGTTGTGCACCAATGAGGCGAGCCAGTCCGTCAGTTGGGCTGCGCCTTCCTGCGTGGTCTCCCGCCCGGATGCGCTGGTCATGGTTCTCCGTCCTTGAAGGCGGTGAGGTCGCCCGGCGCCCGGGGGCTGGTGAGTTCGCTCGTGAAGCGCCTCAGGGCCGCGGCGCGGGCGCGCAGGCCTTGTCCGTTCTTCGGGAGCGAGTCCAGGCGTTTCCCCAGGAAATCCCGTGCCATTTCCACGAGCCATTCCACATATCCGGGCATGCAGTCGGTGACCATCGCTCCGTCGGCCACGTCCAACAGCAGGGTGTGGAAGGGCTCTTCGGTCGCTTTCCACTGCTCGGCCCGGGCGTCGAAGCGGGCGAGCTGCGCCTTCTTGTCGTTGGGCTTGGGGTTGGGATACATGATCTCCCAGGCCGCATACGCTGCCCGGTCCAGGCTCCGCGCGATGTGCTCCGCCACCTGGGAACCGCGCAGTGACGCCTGGTAGAGGACCGGGGCCAGGCCCGGGGCGAAGGGGAAGACGCTGGTGACCCAGCCGATGGGGGTGGTCTTGTTGGACAGGAGCCCGACCGCCAGCAGGTCGAAGGAATGCCGATCGGCTCCTTCTTGCTTGGGCAGTGCCGCCAGCCGCGCATACAGCCCGCCCGACTCCGTGTCCACCGCGGCATAGAGGGCATGCGCCTCGCGCCACAGGTCGCGGGTCGCGGACGGCCACAGTGGCTTCTTCTCCCCGGTGCGCGTGACGGACATGACGGCGTCCTGAAGATGCAACTCGGCGTCCAGGTCCAGAAGTTCACCGGCGCCGATCAACACCCGGTCGATGACAGCCTGATCACCGTCCAGTCCGACCTCCGGCCGCATCAGCACCGAACGGCCCAGATAACTGTGCAGGTCCGCAAATCCTCGTACGGCACGGGCCGGCGGCTTGGCCTTGAATCCCCTGCGTTCGATCGGGCCCTGGGTCCAGGTCAGGTTGAGGACGCGAGGGTCGTCTGTGGTTGGCGCCAGGTTGAGGCGCAG
Above is a genomic segment from Streptomyces sp. R21 containing:
- a CDS encoding type I-E CRISPR-associated protein Cse1/CasA gives rise to the protein MHLADLPPPNDTSTRPRWDPREHQCARALSLDGEVLEQNLAELFTQAEKTADIDGDTPGEKIALVEFLLALCYASGTYPTSTGQWQQWVEGGHPLGAVASWLESQPDEDWDLFHPVRPLGQNALLAPFLQEHGTGPAQLVIERAGDYNQFADHHHLEHPDPLPAAKAFRAMLTQHVFGLSGRARISGTATLGPAITNLATGRLGGRIRVLAVGRTLGDTLRLNLAPTTDDPRVLNLTWTQGPIERRGFKAKPPARAVRGFADLHSYLGRSVLMRPEVGLDGDQAVIDRVLIGAGELLDLDAELHLQDAVMSVTRTGEKKPLWPSATRDLWREAHALYAAVDTESGGLYARLAALPKQEGADRHSFDLLAVGLLSNKTTPIGWVTSVFPFAPGLAPVLYQASLRGSQVAEHIARSLDRAAYAAWEIMYPNPKPNDKKAQLARFDARAEQWKATEEPFHTLLLDVADGAMVTDCMPGYVEWLVEMARDFLGKRLDSLPKNGQGLRARAAALRRFTSELTSPRAPGDLTAFKDGEP
- a CDS encoding type I-E CRISPR-associated protein Cas7/Cse4/CasC; protein product: MTQSTPERGQFLSLHLLETLVAVLPVRDENGSPKTIVYGGAERHMITSQARRRAERVHARNRANAGIGPLAGRTTGLRTREWALLTARELETAHGWEKDEALITARAVLEATGLKFGDLAKKTVANLTKVLLFAPADTGERIAAHIAAQAQPLRAWRDAYLAAQSVPAKPRRGTRTAPEDAENTDGEATDAKSLPPLPKESRTAVLTALAPRDAIDIALYGRFLAEIAESPNVDGAVQSAHAFTVQEAEQVDDFYAAADDAKLERKKNALDFLDAADDAGAGMTGYQSLISGTFYRHAVLDRRQLRTNLQAAGMAPEEAAEAAIAAEEEFVTAFVEAFPEAKKNSTASTGSLPALVLAFEGERPYNYAAAFQKPIDENPEDKGGEGPAGPAGVKRLLHHHRFVGQRRPDIRTARLLTYDPQIDALLDTLDVPEATRVNTIEDLTP
- the casB gene encoding type I-E CRISPR-associated protein Cse2/CasB, giving the protein MTSASGRETTQEGAAQLTDWLASLVHNHQYGDLAQLRRVTAGTAAGIRAGWYAPREDSREVYEQVAFLFAVYHRGVGRPTRGFGSLGAAARRIGRPGGRGPEDPGAVRLVDRIVASRRIPWRHLQHAITRLRACEQQPPSWTELVIDLDQWNDRKARIAYSWAVDFHAPAGEGRKTSPKGSST